From one Candidatus Methylomirabilis lanthanidiphila genomic stretch:
- a CDS encoding glycosyl transferase, with protein MDVSVIIPCHNIGEFLDECIESVVAQDIADMEIIVVDDGSTDPYTLEVLSRLPETYRGISVVRVAHRNVGLARNAGFARSSGDFILFVDADDVLGERFLTTTLDGLRRRQDCGVAFTDVKLFGQVSGMWYTGPFLFAGELYFDNYLQYCSLIRRRVIEVYGGFDAMPGHADWDFWIKLYKNGVRFLKVHDVYAWYRKRENSMLARIRSQRPHLINRLILNHKEVYSRLFLWTISDREVCRVQGLLQAATEHPHDAATVDLLRHTRPYRQFTSYRAVVRTYQKAWGFVMRGKS; from the coding sequence GTGGACGTATCGGTGATCATTCCGTGCCACAATATTGGGGAGTTCCTTGACGAGTGCATCGAGTCCGTTGTTGCGCAGGATATCGCCGACATGGAGATCATTGTTGTTGATGACGGATCTACTGATCCTTATACGCTGGAGGTTCTGTCTCGCCTACCCGAAACGTATCGAGGGATCTCTGTCGTGCGGGTGGCGCATCGTAACGTCGGTTTGGCGCGAAATGCCGGCTTTGCGAGGTCGTCCGGAGACTTTATTCTGTTCGTAGACGCTGACGACGTACTTGGAGAGCGTTTTCTCACGACCACTCTCGATGGATTGAGACGGCGCCAGGATTGTGGCGTTGCATTCACGGACGTCAAGCTTTTCGGGCAGGTCTCCGGGATGTGGTATACCGGCCCATTCCTGTTCGCGGGCGAGTTGTATTTCGATAACTATCTCCAGTACTGTTCACTCATTCGTCGACGCGTGATTGAAGTGTATGGTGGGTTTGACGCCATGCCGGGACACGCGGATTGGGATTTCTGGATCAAGTTATATAAGAATGGGGTTCGTTTTCTCAAGGTGCATGACGTCTATGCATGGTATCGAAAGCGTGAAAATAGTATGCTGGCTCGAATTCGATCACAGCGACCCCATCTGATCAACCGACTAATTTTAAATCATAAAGAGGTGTACAGTCGACTGTTTCTTTGGACGATAAGCGATCGGGAAGTATGTCGTGTGCAAGGACTGTTGCAAGCGGCGACCGAACATCCTCATGACGCGGCGACCGTTGATCTGTTGCGCCATACGCGTCCGTACAGGCAGTTCACCTCTTACCGGGCGGTTGTGCGAACCTATCAAAAGGCGTGGGGTTTCGTGATGCGCGGCAAGAGCTGA